The following nucleotide sequence is from Barnesiella viscericola DSM 18177.
GCACCAGTTCGCCTTACTCCCGCTTTGGATACGGTATCCTCGGCGACAATGCCATCGGCGCTCAACGGGCCATGGGCGGTGTAGGTTATGCCCTTCACAACAACCGGCAAATCAATATGATGAACCCGGCCTCCTACACGAGTATGGACTCGCTCACCTTCCTCTTCGACTTGGGTCTCACATACCAAGCTACCACGACCCGCGAAGGTAATTTGAAGGAGACGGCCCAGAGCGGTTCATTAGACTACATCGTCATGCAGTTCCCGCTGGGACGGCACATGGCCGGTAGTATAGGCTTGCTCCCCTACTCCAACGTGGGATACTCGTTTGTCAACTCCATCAGCAACGGATCGGACAGCCGGTCGGGCGAGGGGAACATATCACAGGCTTACGTAGGGGTGAGCGGCAAACTTTTCAAGGGCTTCTCGATTGGTACCAACATCAGCTATCTATTCGGGAACTTGACCAATGCCAATACGGTGATTCCGGTAGACAGGAGCAGCGGCATATTCGAGACCGACCTGAAAGTGCGGGATTTTCACCTGTCGTTCGGTGCCCAGTACGCCATTGAATGGGGCAAGAAGCACATGCTTACAATCGGCGCCGTGTACTCGCCCGGGAAAGCCTTGTTAGGAAAGGCCTACACCAGTAACTACGACGTGGGATCGAGTACGGTCATCGATGCCGACACCTTGAATATGAAAAGCCACTACTCCCTGGCTTCGACCTATGGAGGTGGTATCAGCTATAACTACGACAAACGGCTGACCGTAGCGGCCGATGTCACCTACCAAAACTGGGCCGATGCCAAATTCACCAACCTCAACGCCGGTCAATTGCAGACCTCGACGGGACAATTCAACAACCGGTTGAAAGTGGCCCTGGGTGCCGAATTCCGGCCCAAAAGCATGGGTGGCAACTACTTGCAGCGCATCAACTACCGAGCCGGTCTCTTCTACAACCGCTCATATCTGAAAATCAACGGCAATGACTTGAACGAGATAGGCGCCACTTGTGGTTTCGGCTTTCCTCTCGCCACCGACAAATCGGTGGTCAATGTAGCTTTTGAATACATCAACCGCCAGTGCTCCCCTCAGAAACTTATTACCGAAGATCATTTCAGAATCTCGATTAGCCTCACGTTCAACGAGATGTGGTTCTGGCAACGCAAATTCGAATAAATTTCAGGCACTTCGGGAAAAGGTGTATTATCTCTTCTGACATAAGTCTATCCTCTTGTTCTCTTCCTGCTCTTGGAGAACGAGAGGATTTATTTTAAATGACATTCTCACCCAAAGAAGAGAGATTGGCTGAAAGAATATTTTTTATTACCTTTACCCTCCAAATAGACGACTGAATCTTCGCATCGATGAAAATTGACAAAGTCAAAATACTCGACTACGCACGCAAGCATTTCTCCTGGGGGAAGGCCGTACTCGTCGTCTTTGTGATTTTCATCATCTTCATTGACGAAAACAGCTGTATCCAACGCATACGCTACGATGCCGAAATCAATGACCTGCGCCAGCAGATTGCCGCACAGAACGATACGACCGACTACTACAACCGGCAAATCGAACGGCTGAAAACCGACAAGAACGTGGTCGAACAAATTGCCCGCGAACAGTATTATATGAGTAAGCCCAACGAAGATATCTACATCGTCGAACCGAAAAAACAAACTCCCTAAATATTACCGACATGAAACAGCACACGCGCGACATGCTCTTTATGGTTTCCTCCATCGCTGTCATCATCGGGGCGGCTCTGCCTCTGTTCATGATCAAACTGCCGTGGGTACCCTATCTCTACGCCTGCGGGGCCGCCGGTATGGCCATCTGCCGCCTCACCTTCCGGTACAAGGGCAAGAACTTCCGGCTCAAACGACTGTTTCACATCGAGACTTTCTCGTCGCTCTTTCTGGTAGCCTCGTCCTATTTCATGTTCCGCGACGACCCCGACTGGGTGATGCTGCTCACCGTGGGAGCTGCCCTGCAACTCTACACCGCCATTCTCATTCCCCGCGTAGCCAAGAAAGAGGGGAAAGAGTGACCATACCGTAACGACCGACAATACCACGCCACAGCCGGCCCCCAACCCTACGCCGCCCTCCGGGAACCGGGCGAGTCTCTCTGCACCCGAGAATCACCCCGCCCCGATACAGCTCGGGTAGCCTTCCTCATTGCGTCCCTCAACAGCCTGTCGTCCTCTCCCTGCCACCCCGTCGCTCTGGCCCGTACCCGGGATAAGAAGCTCTTTATCGGATAAAAAATCACTT
It contains:
- a CDS encoding FtsB family cell division protein; the protein is MKIDKVKILDYARKHFSWGKAVLVVFVIFIIFIDENSCIQRIRYDAEINDLRQQIAAQNDTTDYYNRQIERLKTDKNVVEQIAREQYYMSKPNEDIYIVEPKKQTP